The proteins below come from a single Arthrobacter crystallopoietes genomic window:
- a CDS encoding recombinase family protein yields MTGIKIGYARVSTNDQDLTAQRNALLALGVEEEQIFVDHGLTGANRMRPGLREAMAACRSGDTLVVTKLDRLARSLSDARDIADELTAKGVALSLGGNTHDPTDPVGRLLFNVLGMVAEFEADLIRMRTREGMAVAKAKGRLKGKQPKLSKTQRKLLLKLHDEGEHTQAELAELFRVSRTTVYRELQRRSQ; encoded by the coding sequence ATGACTGGAATCAAGATCGGCTATGCCCGCGTCTCAACGAACGACCAGGACCTGACCGCACAGCGAAACGCTCTCCTTGCCCTAGGCGTTGAAGAGGAGCAGATCTTCGTTGACCACGGGCTGACGGGAGCGAACAGGATGCGCCCTGGGCTCCGTGAAGCGATGGCAGCATGTCGAAGCGGCGATACGCTCGTGGTAACCAAACTCGACCGTTTGGCGCGGTCACTTTCCGATGCCAGAGATATAGCCGACGAGCTGACGGCAAAGGGGGTGGCGCTCAGCCTCGGCGGCAACACTCACGATCCAACTGATCCGGTAGGCCGTCTGCTGTTCAACGTCCTAGGAATGGTGGCCGAGTTTGAAGCAGACCTGATTCGGATGCGCACACGTGAGGGAATGGCGGTCGCCAAAGCTAAGGGGCGGTTGAAAGGCAAACAGCCAAAATTATCCAAGACGCAACGGAAACTTCTCCTGAAGCTGCACGACGAAGGGGAGCATACGCAGGCTGAATTGGCGGAGCTGTTCCGGGTATCGCGCACCACGGTGTACCGCGAGCTCCAACGGCGCTCCCAATGA
- the nadA gene encoding quinolinate synthase NadA: MGSTNSTIELITREQAETRPAAAGSCSPDLVKAPWNFDGGATPAYGPGASMADIAPAATPRQGQIPEEYRLASDDELHARIMAAKEKLGEKLVVLGHFYQRDEVVRYADFVGDSFQLARAAKEKPEAEIIVFCGVHFMAETADLLSGADQSVILPNLAAGCSMADMADIDSVQACWDQLTDVLGSEPDADGRLPVIPVTYMNSSAALKGFCGENGGIVCTSSNAATVLEWAFERGQRVLFFPDQHLGRNTAKAMGVGLEQMPMWNPRKPLGGNDEQTLQDSRVILWHGFCSVHKRFTVDQIEKARSDYLGVRVIVHPECPMPVVDAADEAGSTDYIRKAIAAATEPTVFAVGTEINMVNRLAAEYPQHTIFCLDPVVCPCSTMYRIHPGYLAWVLEAYAERGEVLNQITVEDSVAVPARVALERMLAAKP, encoded by the coding sequence ATGGGATCAACCAACAGCACGATCGAGCTCATCACCCGCGAGCAAGCCGAGACGCGCCCGGCGGCCGCCGGCAGCTGCAGCCCTGACCTAGTCAAGGCCCCGTGGAATTTCGACGGCGGCGCCACGCCTGCGTACGGACCTGGTGCCTCCATGGCCGATATTGCCCCGGCCGCAACCCCGCGGCAGGGCCAGATCCCGGAGGAATACCGGCTGGCCAGCGACGACGAGCTGCACGCCAGGATCATGGCGGCCAAGGAAAAGCTGGGCGAAAAGCTGGTGGTGCTGGGCCACTTCTACCAGCGGGACGAAGTTGTCAGGTATGCGGATTTCGTGGGGGATTCGTTCCAGCTGGCGCGGGCCGCGAAGGAAAAGCCGGAGGCGGAAATCATCGTCTTTTGCGGCGTGCACTTTATGGCCGAAACCGCGGATCTGCTCTCCGGTGCGGACCAGTCCGTTATCCTGCCGAACCTGGCAGCCGGCTGCTCCATGGCGGACATGGCGGACATCGACTCCGTGCAGGCCTGCTGGGACCAGCTCACGGACGTGCTCGGCTCGGAACCGGATGCGGACGGCAGACTGCCGGTCATCCCGGTGACCTATATGAACTCCTCCGCCGCGCTGAAGGGCTTCTGCGGCGAAAACGGCGGCATCGTCTGCACCTCATCGAACGCCGCGACCGTACTGGAATGGGCCTTCGAGCGGGGCCAGCGGGTGCTGTTCTTCCCGGACCAGCACCTGGGCCGCAACACCGCCAAGGCCATGGGCGTAGGGCTGGAGCAGATGCCGATGTGGAACCCGCGCAAACCGCTGGGCGGCAACGACGAGCAGACCCTGCAGGATTCCCGCGTCATCCTCTGGCACGGCTTCTGCTCGGTGCACAAGCGCTTCACCGTGGACCAGATCGAGAAGGCACGCTCGGACTACCTCGGCGTGCGGGTGATTGTGCACCCCGAGTGCCCGATGCCGGTCGTGGATGCAGCGGACGAGGCCGGATCGACCGACTACATCCGCAAGGCCATCGCCGCCGCCACCGAGCCGACCGTCTTCGCCGTCGGCACCGAGATCAACATGGTGAACAGGCTGGCCGCGGAGTATCCGCAGCACACCATTTTCTGCCTCGATCCGGTGGTCTGCCCGTGCTCCACCATGTACCGGATCCACCCCGGCTACCTGGCCTGGGTCCTGGAGGCCTACGCCGAGCGCGGCGAAGTCCTGAACCAGATCACCGTTGAGGACAGTGTGGCGGTACCGGCGCGCGTGGCCCTCGAGCGGATGCTGGCAGCCAAGCCATGA
- a CDS encoding LLM class flavin-dependent oxidoreductase: protein MEIGVFSVSDITQDPTTGRTPTERERIKAAVSIAKKVEEIGMDVYATGEHHNPPFYASSPTTLLGYIAAQTERITLSTATTLITTNDPVKLAEDYAMLQQLADGRVDLVLGRGNTAPVYPWFGRNIQDSLELTVENYALLRKLWDEDVVNWQGKHRTPLQNFTATPRPLDGVAPFVWHGSIRTPQIAELAAYYGDGFFANNIFWPKEHYMQLIGLYRERYEHYGHGTADQAIVGLGGQFFMRKNSQDAVNEFRPYFDNAPVYGHGPSMEDFTAQTPLTVGSPQEVIEKTLSFADAFGDYQRQLFLIDHAGLPLKTVLEQLDLFGEEVLPVLKREFAARKPAHVPEAPTHASRKAARDAALAGETVSNG, encoded by the coding sequence ATGGAAATTGGCGTATTCAGCGTTTCTGATATCACCCAGGACCCGACCACCGGCCGGACTCCGACCGAACGCGAACGCATCAAGGCAGCGGTCAGCATTGCCAAGAAGGTCGAAGAGATCGGGATGGATGTCTACGCCACCGGCGAGCACCATAACCCGCCGTTCTACGCCAGTTCGCCGACAACCCTGCTCGGCTACATCGCTGCCCAGACGGAGCGGATCACCCTCTCCACCGCGACCACGCTGATCACCACCAACGATCCGGTCAAGCTCGCCGAAGACTATGCCATGCTGCAGCAGCTGGCGGACGGCCGCGTGGACCTGGTGCTGGGCCGCGGCAACACCGCTCCGGTCTACCCGTGGTTCGGACGCAACATCCAGGATTCGCTGGAGCTGACGGTGGAGAACTATGCCCTGCTGCGCAAGCTCTGGGACGAAGACGTAGTGAACTGGCAGGGCAAGCACCGTACCCCACTGCAGAACTTCACCGCCACGCCCCGCCCGCTGGACGGCGTGGCGCCCTTCGTGTGGCACGGCTCCATCCGCACCCCGCAGATTGCGGAGCTGGCCGCGTACTACGGTGACGGGTTCTTTGCCAACAACATTTTCTGGCCGAAGGAGCACTACATGCAGCTCATCGGCCTTTACCGTGAACGCTATGAGCACTACGGCCACGGCACTGCAGACCAGGCGATCGTGGGCCTTGGCGGACAGTTCTTCATGCGCAAGAACTCGCAGGACGCGGTGAACGAGTTCCGCCCGTACTTCGACAACGCCCCGGTCTACGGCCACGGCCCGTCGATGGAGGACTTCACCGCGCAGACCCCGCTGACCGTGGGCAGCCCGCAAGAGGTCATCGAGAAGACCCTCAGTTTCGCCGACGCCTTCGGCGACTACCAGCGGCAGCTGTTCCTGATCGACCACGCCGGCCTGCCGCTGAAGACCGTGCTCGAACAGCTGGACCTCTTCGGCGAGGAGGTCCTGCCGGTGCTCAAGCGGGAGTTCGCCGCCCGCAAGCCCGCCCACGTACCCGAGGCGCCCACCCACGCCAGCCGCAAGGCAGCCCGGGATGCGGCCTTGGCCGGGGAGACCGTGTCCAATGGCTGA
- the nadC gene encoding carboxylating nicotinate-nucleotide diphosphorylase, producing the protein MNHILPPDQPTLERIVAAALAEDAPWGDITSNALIPADATATAELAAREPGVFAGIPVLETVLHQVDASVSVQFKVQDGDTFDAGQVLAVISGNARSILLAERVGLNLLQRLSGIATQTAAFVGAVAGTAARVVDTRKTTPGLRALERYAVRCGGGHNHRYSLSDAVMAKDNHLAVITDGGRKDLTEALREAKSRLPHTVHFEVEVDRAEQIEPVLAAGVDTIMLDNFSLEGLRAGVAQVAGRALVEASGNVRLETVGEIARTGVDVISSGALTHSVRSLDLGLDIHIS; encoded by the coding sequence ATGAACCACATTCTTCCGCCCGACCAGCCGACGCTTGAGCGTATTGTCGCCGCCGCGCTCGCCGAAGACGCCCCGTGGGGCGACATCACCTCGAACGCCTTGATCCCAGCTGATGCTACGGCGACGGCAGAGCTTGCGGCGCGCGAGCCAGGCGTGTTCGCCGGCATTCCCGTGCTGGAAACAGTCCTGCACCAGGTCGACGCCTCCGTGTCCGTACAGTTCAAGGTGCAGGACGGGGACACGTTCGACGCCGGCCAGGTACTGGCGGTGATCAGCGGCAACGCTCGCTCCATCCTGCTGGCTGAACGCGTGGGACTGAACCTGCTGCAGCGTCTGAGCGGCATTGCCACCCAGACGGCTGCCTTCGTCGGGGCGGTGGCCGGAACGGCGGCCCGGGTGGTTGATACCCGCAAGACAACCCCCGGGCTGCGCGCGCTGGAGCGCTATGCCGTGAGGTGCGGCGGCGGGCACAACCACCGCTATTCGCTCTCCGATGCTGTGATGGCCAAAGACAATCACCTCGCCGTGATTACCGACGGCGGCCGGAAGGATCTGACCGAGGCCTTGCGGGAGGCGAAGTCGCGGTTGCCGCACACGGTCCATTTTGAAGTCGAAGTGGACCGGGCTGAGCAGATCGAACCCGTACTGGCAGCCGGGGTGGACACGATCATGCTGGATAACTTCTCGCTCGAGGGGCTCCGCGCCGGTGTGGCCCAGGTGGCGGGACGTGCCTTGGTGGAAGCCAGCGGCAATGTCCGGTTGGAAACGGTGGGGGAGATCGCCCGCACCGGAGTTGATGTGATTTCTTCCGGCGCGCTCACCCACAGCGTCAGGTCTCTGGACCTGGGGCTGGACATCCACATCTCCTGA
- a CDS encoding cysteine desulfurase family protein encodes MIYLDAAATAPVRREVLEAMWPALTQDFGNPSSHHTVGEAAGRALDYARRTAAQVLGCRPGEIIFTSGGTEANNLAIKGLALATPRGKRIVVSAVEHPSVLETVEYLERLHGFTLVRVPVHPDGVVDLKALAAELTPETTLCTVMYANNEVGTIQPVEEIARLCREAKVPFHTDAVQAAGWLDLDVGRLGVDALSISGHKLGAPKGCGLLYVSGRRPLEPLVHGGGQENGRRSGTENVAGAVAIATALSLAEKERAETVPRVTGYRDYLIEQVLKALPEAQLTGHRTERLPASASFCFPGTSGEAVLLELERRGVVCSSGSACSAGSDEPSGVLLAMGIDPAVAQTAVRLTFTAAVKEAEIALAARAVASAVRDVRKLAP; translated from the coding sequence ATGATTTACCTGGACGCCGCCGCCACAGCTCCCGTACGGCGGGAGGTACTGGAAGCGATGTGGCCGGCCTTGACGCAGGATTTCGGCAACCCCTCCAGCCACCACACGGTCGGCGAAGCAGCCGGGCGGGCCTTGGACTATGCACGCAGAACCGCGGCACAGGTACTCGGCTGCCGGCCCGGGGAGATCATCTTCACCTCGGGGGGCACCGAAGCCAACAACCTCGCCATCAAGGGGCTGGCGCTGGCCACGCCCCGCGGCAAGCGCATCGTGGTGAGTGCAGTGGAGCATCCCTCTGTTCTGGAGACCGTGGAGTACCTGGAACGGTTGCACGGTTTTACGCTCGTCCGCGTCCCGGTGCACCCGGACGGCGTCGTCGATCTTAAAGCCCTGGCTGCCGAGCTCACGCCGGAGACCACGTTGTGCACGGTGATGTACGCCAATAATGAGGTGGGCACCATCCAGCCGGTCGAAGAGATCGCCAGGCTGTGCCGCGAGGCGAAGGTTCCTTTCCATACGGATGCGGTGCAGGCCGCCGGCTGGCTGGACCTGGACGTTGGCCGCCTTGGTGTCGACGCGCTGAGTATTTCGGGACACAAACTCGGTGCGCCCAAGGGCTGCGGGCTGCTGTACGTCTCCGGCCGGCGGCCGCTGGAACCGCTGGTCCATGGCGGCGGACAGGAAAACGGGCGCCGGTCCGGCACGGAAAACGTTGCCGGTGCTGTCGCCATCGCCACCGCCTTGTCCCTGGCCGAGAAGGAGCGGGCCGAGACAGTGCCGCGGGTCACCGGTTACCGCGACTACCTGATCGAGCAGGTGCTGAAGGCGCTGCCGGAGGCGCAGCTGACCGGGCATCGGACGGAGCGCCTGCCGGCCAGTGCTTCCTTCTGTTTTCCGGGGACTTCGGGAGAAGCCGTCCTCCTCGAGCTCGAGCGGCGGGGCGTGGTGTGTTCCAGCGGGTCTGCCTGCTCGGCCGGTTCGGATGAGCCGTCCGGGGTGCTGCTGGCCATGGGCATTGATCCGGCGGTGGCCCAGACCGCGGTGCGGCTGACCTTCACCGCAGCAGTCAAGGAGGCCGAGATCGCGCTGGCGGCACGGGCGGTGGCCAGTGCGGTGAGAGACGTCCGGAAGCTGGCGCCCTAG
- a CDS encoding Lrp/AsnC family transcriptional regulator: MNIDSLDSRIVTLFTEDPRMSVLEASRVLKVARATIQARLDKMQRHGVIAGWGPRLSPAELGYVVKAYCSLVIRQESGHDGVAEALSRIPEVLELHTVSGESDLLACVVARSNADLQRVLDEMTATNTVLRSSSVIVLNSHFEGRTLPLVQAAGAVAEPAPSE; encoded by the coding sequence GTGAACATTGACTCACTGGATTCCCGGATCGTCACGCTCTTCACGGAGGACCCCCGGATGTCCGTGCTGGAAGCATCGCGGGTGCTGAAAGTGGCCCGTGCCACAATACAGGCGAGGCTGGATAAAATGCAACGCCACGGGGTCATCGCCGGCTGGGGGCCGCGGCTTTCGCCAGCCGAGCTGGGCTATGTGGTGAAGGCTTATTGTTCGCTGGTTATCCGGCAGGAATCCGGGCACGACGGGGTAGCCGAAGCGTTGTCCAGGATTCCCGAAGTGCTGGAGCTGCACACCGTATCGGGGGAGAGCGACCTGCTCGCCTGCGTGGTGGCGAGGTCGAATGCCGATCTGCAACGCGTGCTGGACGAAATGACGGCTACCAATACCGTGCTGCGGTCGTCGTCGGTGATTGTCTTGAACAGCCATTTTGAAGGCCGCACTTTGCCGTTGGTCCAGGCGGCCGGCGCTGTTGCGGAGCCAGCTCCTTCGGAATAG
- the nadB gene encoding L-aspartate oxidase — MNTRRRTGGRRILVVGSGIAGLYAAALAAGESDGHQVTLVTKGALAQSNTWFAQGGITAVTGQGEAAGDSVDAHVADTLSAGAELNDDAAVRLLCEAAGAEIDTLLRWGVPFDRKGTRLALGLEGAHSAARILHAGGDRTGAAIAEVLIRRVRSLAGAGRLELREHSFVTRLLETDGRVTGVELFGAPEGEVRTQLQADVVVLATGGAGQLYDATTNPETATGDGVALAWAAGAVLTDLEFIQFHPTLLDPAAANGTAFMISEAVRGEGALLVDSTGHRFMPDYHPDAELAPRDVVSRAICRQRLLLESRGEAAQVYLDATGISRAKGPGFLARRFPTIHNTVTALGLDWNWQPLPVVPASHYWMGGIRTDLAGRTSVPGLFAVGEAACTGVHGANRLASNSLLEGLVFARRAVRALAGGEPTPVFEAHPLELSEGTGPCTRADLQRLMSSAAGVARDGATLELAAKQLGEWAVEPTDQAGAEDANLLTTARLVVAAASARENSIGAHYRTDFENRPVGGGRLSFVNPRAGAPGRSASQEQP; from the coding sequence ATGAACACGCGGCGCCGGACAGGCGGCCGCCGGATCCTCGTCGTCGGTTCCGGCATAGCCGGACTGTACGCGGCGGCGCTCGCCGCCGGGGAATCTGACGGGCATCAGGTGACGCTGGTGACCAAGGGGGCGCTCGCGCAGAGCAACACCTGGTTCGCGCAGGGCGGGATCACCGCCGTGACCGGACAGGGCGAGGCCGCGGGCGATTCGGTCGATGCGCACGTGGCGGACACGCTTTCCGCGGGTGCGGAATTAAACGACGACGCCGCGGTGCGGCTGCTTTGCGAAGCCGCCGGCGCCGAGATCGACACCTTGCTCCGGTGGGGAGTCCCCTTCGACCGGAAGGGGACACGGCTGGCGCTGGGACTCGAGGGTGCCCATTCGGCGGCGCGGATCCTGCATGCCGGCGGCGACCGGACCGGTGCTGCCATTGCCGAGGTGCTGATCCGCCGGGTTAGGTCCCTGGCCGGCGCCGGACGGCTGGAGCTCCGCGAGCACAGCTTCGTGACCCGTCTGCTGGAAACCGACGGCCGGGTTACCGGCGTCGAACTCTTCGGAGCGCCCGAAGGCGAGGTGCGCACGCAGCTGCAGGCCGACGTCGTTGTTCTCGCCACTGGCGGGGCCGGGCAGCTTTACGATGCAACCACCAATCCGGAGACCGCCACCGGCGACGGTGTCGCGCTCGCCTGGGCGGCCGGAGCGGTCCTGACGGACCTGGAATTCATCCAGTTCCATCCCACGTTGCTGGATCCGGCCGCGGCCAACGGAACAGCCTTCATGATCTCCGAGGCCGTTCGCGGGGAGGGTGCCCTGCTGGTGGATTCCACCGGGCACCGCTTTATGCCGGATTATCATCCGGATGCCGAGCTCGCGCCCCGGGACGTTGTCTCGCGCGCAATCTGCCGGCAGCGGCTGCTGCTTGAGTCGCGCGGCGAAGCGGCCCAGGTCTATCTGGACGCCACCGGTATCAGCCGCGCCAAGGGGCCGGGGTTCCTGGCACGGCGTTTCCCCACCATCCATAACACTGTGACAGCGCTGGGCCTGGACTGGAACTGGCAGCCGCTGCCGGTGGTGCCCGCCTCGCATTACTGGATGGGCGGGATCCGTACGGACCTCGCCGGGCGGACCTCGGTGCCGGGCCTGTTTGCCGTGGGGGAGGCCGCGTGCACGGGAGTGCACGGAGCCAACCGGCTGGCGTCGAACTCGCTGCTGGAAGGGCTGGTCTTCGCCCGCCGGGCTGTCCGGGCGCTCGCCGGCGGGGAGCCGACCCCGGTGTTCGAGGCGCACCCGCTGGAGCTTTCGGAAGGCACCGGGCCCTGCACCCGTGCCGACCTGCAGCGGCTGATGTCCTCGGCAGCGGGCGTGGCACGGGACGGAGCAACCCTGGAGCTCGCCGCCAAGCAGCTGGGAGAGTGGGCCGTGGAACCGACGGACCAGGCGGGCGCCGAAGACGCAAACCTGCTCACCACCGCCCGTCTGGTGGTTGCCGCGGCCAGCGCACGCGAGAACTCCATCGGAGCCCATTACCGTACCGATTTCGAAAACCGTCCGGTGGGCGGCGGCCGCCTCAGTTTTGTCAATCCCCGTGCCGGCGCCCCCGGCCGCAGCGCCAGCCAGGAGCAGCCATGA
- a CDS encoding NUDIX hydrolase, protein MVYSANVSERRQQPPELAISTVIFALRPDEDSARPTIWLPLVRRTRQPYRDLWALPGGPLSPDESLPDAARRNLQDTTSLQPSYLEQLYAFGGLDRSPVQRVVSIVYWALVKPDVAALARETENVRWFRADHLGQLAFDHNQIVDYALWRLRNKVEYSSIAYAFLGEKFTLAQVREVYEAVLGKELDPANFRRQLRAATDIEATDEYLQGGRHRPPRLYRYTGSTSPGNGPLG, encoded by the coding sequence ATGGTCTACTCGGCGAACGTTTCGGAACGCAGGCAGCAGCCGCCCGAGCTTGCCATTTCCACCGTCATCTTTGCGCTGCGTCCGGATGAGGATTCGGCGCGCCCCACGATCTGGCTCCCGCTGGTCCGCCGCACGCGGCAGCCCTACCGCGATCTCTGGGCTCTGCCCGGCGGACCGCTAAGTCCAGATGAGTCGTTGCCGGACGCGGCCCGGCGGAACCTGCAGGACACCACATCGCTGCAGCCGAGCTATCTGGAACAGCTGTACGCTTTCGGCGGGCTGGACAGGTCGCCGGTCCAACGCGTCGTTTCGATTGTCTACTGGGCGCTGGTAAAGCCCGACGTCGCGGCGCTGGCGCGCGAAACGGAAAACGTGCGGTGGTTCCGCGCCGACCACCTTGGCCAGCTCGCCTTCGACCACAACCAGATTGTGGACTATGCGCTGTGGCGGCTGCGGAACAAGGTGGAGTACAGCTCCATCGCCTACGCCTTCCTGGGCGAAAAGTTCACCCTTGCCCAGGTCCGCGAGGTCTACGAGGCCGTTCTGGGCAAGGAACTGGACCCGGCCAACTTCCGCCGCCAGCTGCGTGCCGCCACGGACATTGAGGCCACCGACGAATACCTGCAGGGCGGCCGGCACCGGCCGCCCCGGCTCTACCGCTACACCGGGAGCACCAGCCCCGGGAACGGACCCCTCGGCTAA
- a CDS encoding transglutaminase-like domain-containing protein: MKRAASARLVARTTANTSMVFAIAAARNSGYTAFDETFTVTVDGVEVQLEELADNHSGRLHTLHVDEPSTVEVDYSVTVEGLAGPERIDRTELIRYVRPSRYCESDKLLPTSYAEFGSLHGMELLNAVRTWVGRELRYVSGSSRPTDGAVETLLERRGVCRDFAHLVVSLLRAKDVPARLAAVYAPGLDPMDFHAVAEAYIDGAWHVVDATGMAPRQTLLRIATGRDASDTAFLSTVGGSLSLKELKVTAVVDDFVPETDPAAAVQLR, from the coding sequence ATGAAACGAGCCGCCTCGGCCCGTCTCGTCGCCAGGACCACAGCCAACACGTCCATGGTGTTTGCCATTGCGGCCGCCCGGAACTCCGGCTACACAGCCTTCGACGAGACCTTCACCGTGACAGTGGACGGCGTTGAGGTACAGCTGGAGGAACTGGCGGACAACCATTCCGGCCGGCTGCACACCCTGCACGTGGATGAACCGTCCACGGTTGAAGTGGATTACTCGGTGACGGTGGAAGGCCTGGCGGGGCCGGAACGCATCGACCGGACCGAACTGATCAGGTACGTGCGCCCCAGCCGCTACTGCGAGTCCGACAAGTTGCTGCCGACGTCGTACGCCGAATTCGGGTCGCTGCACGGGATGGAACTGCTCAACGCCGTGCGTACGTGGGTGGGGCGGGAGCTGCGCTACGTCAGCGGCTCCTCCCGGCCCACGGATGGAGCAGTGGAAACCCTGCTGGAACGCAGGGGGGTCTGCCGCGACTTCGCCCACCTGGTGGTATCGCTGCTGCGGGCCAAGGACGTGCCGGCGCGGCTCGCCGCCGTGTACGCCCCGGGACTGGACCCGATGGACTTCCACGCGGTTGCCGAAGCCTATATCGACGGCGCCTGGCACGTGGTGGATGCCACCGGCATGGCACCGCGGCAGACCTTGCTGCGTATTGCCACCGGGCGGGATGCCTCGGACACGGCCTTCCTGTCCACCGTGGGCGGCAGCCTCTCCCTGAAGGAGCTGAAAGTTACCGCCGTGGTGGATGACTTCGTGCCCGAAACGGACCCCGCGGCGGCCGTGCAACTGCGCTGA
- a CDS encoding MarR family winged helix-turn-helix transcriptional regulator, protein MADEQSPPQIRTTSEAWESLFRTQVAVMRRMQQLPEFKKLAMREYDVLFNLSHCPTGWTRLNELNEALLISQPSLSRMVERLEAKGLVQRRTAERDQRGIEIALTEEGRTLQQEIGRVHVRHLHEMLAPALSEEEFKQLQFLTDKLRTGLKDR, encoded by the coding sequence ATGGCTGATGAGCAATCCCCGCCGCAAATCAGGACGACGTCGGAAGCCTGGGAGTCGCTCTTCCGCACCCAGGTGGCTGTGATGCGCCGGATGCAGCAGCTGCCGGAGTTCAAGAAGCTGGCCATGCGCGAATACGATGTGCTGTTCAACCTCAGCCACTGCCCCACCGGGTGGACCAGGCTCAATGAGCTCAACGAGGCCCTGCTGATCAGCCAGCCGAGCCTGAGCCGGATGGTCGAGCGGCTGGAAGCCAAGGGCCTGGTGCAGCGCCGAACGGCTGAGCGGGACCAGCGTGGCATCGAGATCGCCCTGACCGAGGAAGGCCGTACCCTGCAGCAGGAGATCGGCCGCGTGCACGTGCGACATCTGCATGAGATGCTCGCGCCGGCCCTCAGCGAGGAGGAGTTCAAGCAGCTCCAGTTCCTCACGGACAAGCTCCGCACCGGGCTCAAAGACCGCTGA